Proteins encoded within one genomic window of Kibdelosporangium phytohabitans:
- a CDS encoding alpha/beta fold hydrolase, whose protein sequence is MVRIETDDGVALHAEVTGTGFPLLFVHEFAGDHRSWEPQVRYFSGSHRCITYSARGYPPSDVPTDPAAYSQERAVKDVVAVLDGLDVAKAHVVGLSMGGFTTLHLVLRHPDRVASAVVAGAGYGAQPEKQEGFRAECHATADSFEHKGAAEVAKTYAIGPARVQFQNKNPRGWAEFADALAGHSSIGSALTMRGVQASRPSLYSLTDELARICTPVLIVVGDEDEGCLEPDLMLKRTIPTSGLAVLPQTGHTANLEEPDLFNSTVDRFVGAVDRGAWRTRDPRSRTGSTM, encoded by the coding sequence GTGGTCCGCATCGAGACCGACGACGGGGTGGCCCTGCACGCGGAGGTGACCGGAACCGGTTTCCCGCTGCTGTTCGTGCACGAGTTCGCGGGCGACCACCGCAGCTGGGAACCACAGGTGCGGTACTTCTCCGGCTCGCACCGCTGCATCACGTACTCGGCTCGCGGTTACCCGCCGTCGGACGTCCCGACGGACCCGGCGGCGTACTCGCAGGAACGCGCGGTCAAGGACGTGGTCGCTGTCCTCGACGGCCTGGATGTGGCGAAGGCGCACGTCGTCGGCCTGTCGATGGGCGGCTTCACGACGTTGCACCTCGTGCTGCGGCACCCGGACCGGGTGGCTTCTGCCGTCGTGGCGGGCGCGGGTTACGGCGCGCAACCCGAGAAGCAGGAGGGATTCCGCGCCGAATGCCACGCGACCGCGGACTCGTTCGAGCACAAGGGCGCCGCCGAGGTGGCCAAGACGTACGCGATCGGCCCGGCGCGTGTGCAGTTCCAGAACAAGAACCCGCGTGGCTGGGCCGAATTCGCCGACGCGCTGGCCGGGCACTCCTCGATCGGCTCGGCGTTGACGATGCGCGGCGTGCAGGCGTCACGTCCGTCGCTGTACTCGCTGACCGACGAGCTGGCCAGGATCTGCACGCCGGTGCTGATCGTGGTCGGCGACGAGGACGAAGGCTGCCTCGAGCCGGACCTGATGCTCAAGCGGACCATTCCCACGTCCGGTCTGGCCGTGCTGCCGCAGACCGGTCACACGGCCAACCTGGAGGAACCGGACCTGTTCAACTCCACAGTGGACAGATTCGTCGGCGCGGTCGACCGCGGCGCGTGGCGGACACGCGATCCGC
- a CDS encoding GntR family transcriptional regulator, which yields MTETGQPALNYVSKTDMVVALIRELIITGELAAGKQLRQRDLAARFHVSQTPVREAMRRLESEGLVVGDAHRGFTVVEADSGSTEENFQIRAALESLGAGLAAAKIDEAGIARLTELNERMRGLAEQDPLYSELNREFHFTIYEYAHSPLLLSLMRLMWQALHGGPRVTRSHAESIGQHELIVDALRRGDADDARKATYEHIMGAIPLD from the coding sequence ATGACCGAGACCGGACAACCGGCGTTGAACTACGTCAGCAAGACCGACATGGTGGTCGCGCTGATCCGCGAGCTGATCATCACCGGTGAACTCGCCGCGGGAAAGCAGCTCAGACAACGCGATCTGGCCGCGCGGTTCCACGTCAGCCAGACACCGGTCCGCGAGGCGATGCGCAGGCTGGAGTCCGAAGGGCTCGTGGTCGGCGACGCGCACCGCGGGTTCACGGTCGTCGAGGCCGATTCCGGGTCGACCGAGGAGAACTTCCAGATCCGCGCGGCGCTGGAGTCGCTCGGCGCCGGGCTGGCCGCGGCGAAGATCGACGAGGCCGGGATCGCCAGGCTGACCGAGCTGAACGAGCGGATGCGCGGGCTCGCCGAGCAGGACCCGCTGTACTCCGAGCTCAACCGGGAATTCCACTTCACCATCTACGAGTACGCGCACAGCCCGCTGCTGCTGTCGCTGATGCGCCTGATGTGGCAGGCACTGCACGGCGGCCCCCGCGTCACCCGCAGCCACGCCGAGTCGATCGGCCAGCACGAGCTGATCGTCGACGCGTTGCGCCGGGGCGACGCCGACGACGCGCGCAAGGCGACGTACGAGCACATCATGGGCGCGATTCCCCTGGACTGA
- a CDS encoding xanthine dehydrogenase family protein molybdopterin-binding subunit, which yields MTSIGERLPRKEDPRLLRGLGRFCDDQDRAGQVWMRVVRSPIAHGRLVEVRKPGSAPGGSVVTARDLPPGLRIPVRLTVQGIDLTEYLQPVLAADEVRYVGEPVAVVLADDPYEAEDIAERVEVDIDELPVTVDTASGTKAAEFELGYGPVESAFAQAAHVVTVEFDVGRHSAVPLEPRALLADVDPATGALRIFGMTKVPVFNRDVLAGMLGVDENLIHVHAMDTGGGFGVRGEFYPEDFLVPWLARKLRRPVKWVEDRAEHLVAANHSRQQRHVASAAFDENGTLLGLKDDVLHDNGAYARTHGIIVPELTLAMLPGPYRVPAFHGRIQVMLTNKTPCGTYRAPGRFEGTSVREQLFDVAADRMGIDRVELRRRNLLTADELPHTRAMSTLGTDVVLDSGDYAGLLDKAMVEADRLGYRSQLESLRERGHSAGLGVAVFLEKSGLGPQETADVVVGTSGEVRVHSGGTSLGQGIETVLAQVTADALAVDPAVVTVVNGDTVLQPFGGGSWASRSTVVGGSAVHKAALAVRERAIQLASRMLEVSEDDLEVAAGTIRVKGAPGMSVSYAEVATACRPGSPHLRNDEPAGLSARRRFEVEHMTYPYGVHLALVDVDTGTGHVKVLRYLVAYDVGRAINPTLVEGQLLGGVAQGVGGALLEEFRYDDAGQPQAVTFMDYQLPTAAELPHIDILVAQDAPAPGNPLGVKGAGEGGVTAAGASIAGAIRDALGLTGPVGRLPMTAERVRGLIEEGT from the coding sequence ATGACGTCGATCGGCGAGCGGCTGCCGCGCAAGGAGGATCCGCGTCTGCTGCGCGGCCTCGGCCGGTTCTGCGACGACCAGGACCGGGCCGGGCAGGTGTGGATGCGCGTGGTGCGCTCGCCGATCGCGCACGGCAGGCTCGTCGAGGTCAGGAAACCTGGCAGCGCTCCCGGAGGAAGTGTTGTCACAGCGCGGGATCTGCCACCAGGGCTGCGAATCCCGGTGCGCCTCACCGTGCAGGGCATCGATCTGACCGAATATCTGCAACCTGTTCTCGCTGCCGACGAGGTCCGGTACGTCGGCGAACCGGTCGCCGTCGTCCTCGCGGACGACCCGTACGAAGCCGAGGACATAGCCGAGCGCGTCGAGGTCGACATCGACGAACTGCCGGTCACAGTGGACACCGCGAGCGGTACGAAGGCGGCGGAGTTCGAACTCGGCTACGGGCCCGTGGAGTCCGCGTTCGCGCAGGCGGCGCACGTTGTCACGGTCGAGTTCGACGTCGGCCGCCACAGCGCGGTCCCGTTGGAACCGAGGGCTTTGCTCGCCGACGTGGATCCGGCGACCGGCGCGCTGCGGATCTTCGGGATGACCAAGGTGCCGGTGTTCAACCGGGACGTGCTCGCGGGGATGCTCGGCGTGGACGAGAACCTGATCCACGTGCACGCCATGGACACGGGCGGCGGCTTCGGCGTGCGCGGCGAGTTCTACCCGGAGGACTTCCTGGTCCCCTGGCTGGCACGCAAGCTGCGCCGTCCGGTCAAGTGGGTGGAGGACCGGGCCGAACACCTCGTCGCGGCCAACCACTCCCGCCAGCAGCGCCACGTCGCCTCGGCGGCGTTCGACGAGAACGGCACGTTGCTCGGCCTGAAGGACGACGTGCTGCACGACAACGGCGCGTACGCCAGGACGCACGGGATCATCGTGCCCGAACTGACGCTGGCGATGCTGCCGGGTCCTTATCGCGTCCCGGCGTTCCACGGCCGCATCCAGGTCATGCTGACCAACAAGACTCCGTGCGGTACCTATCGCGCGCCGGGCCGGTTCGAGGGAACCTCGGTGCGTGAGCAGTTGTTCGACGTCGCCGCGGATCGGATGGGCATCGACCGCGTGGAGTTGAGGCGCAGGAACCTGCTCACCGCGGACGAACTGCCGCACACCAGGGCGATGAGCACCCTGGGCACGGACGTCGTGCTCGACTCCGGCGACTACGCCGGCCTGCTGGACAAGGCGATGGTCGAAGCCGACCGCCTCGGCTACCGGTCCCAGCTGGAATCGCTGCGGGAACGAGGGCACAGCGCCGGTCTCGGTGTGGCGGTGTTCCTCGAGAAGAGCGGACTCGGGCCACAGGAGACCGCGGACGTCGTGGTCGGCACGTCCGGCGAGGTCCGCGTGCACTCCGGCGGAACCTCGCTCGGCCAAGGCATCGAGACCGTACTGGCGCAGGTCACCGCGGACGCGCTGGCGGTGGACCCCGCAGTGGTCACTGTGGTCAACGGCGACACGGTGCTGCAGCCCTTCGGCGGTGGATCATGGGCTTCGCGGTCCACAGTCGTCGGTGGCAGCGCGGTGCACAAGGCAGCGCTGGCGGTGCGGGAACGTGCGATCCAGCTGGCTTCCCGGATGCTGGAGGTGTCCGAGGACGACCTCGAGGTCGCCGCGGGCACGATCCGCGTCAAGGGCGCGCCGGGCATGAGCGTGTCGTACGCCGAGGTTGCGACTGCTTGCCGCCCGGGCAGTCCGCATCTGCGGAACGACGAGCCGGCGGGGCTGTCCGCGCGGCGCAGGTTCGAAGTCGAGCACATGACCTATCCCTACGGTGTCCACCTCGCGCTGGTGGACGTGGACACGGGAACAGGGCACGTGAAGGTGTTGCGCTACCTCGTGGCGTACGACGTCGGCAGGGCGATCAACCCGACATTGGTCGAAGGTCAGCTACTCGGTGGTGTCGCACAGGGGGTTGGTGGCGCTTTGCTGGAGGAGTTCCGGTACGACGATGCCGGACAACCACAGGCGGTGACGTTCATGGACTACCAGTTGCCGACAGCGGCCGAACTGCCGCACATCGACATCCTGGTGGCCCAGGACGCTCCGGCACCGGGCAATCCCCTTGGGGTGAAGGGGGCCGGTGAAGGCGGGGTGACCGCGGCCGGCGCGTCGATCGCGGGGGCGATCAGAGACGCGTTGGGCCTCACCGGTCCGGTGGGGCGTTTGCCGATGACCGCGGAGCGGGTGCGCGGTCTGATTGAGGAGGGGACATGA
- a CDS encoding (2Fe-2S)-binding protein — protein sequence MKDIHLIALAVNGNEHEIVVESRRTLADVLRHDLGYTGTHVGCEHGICGACTVLLDGEPVRSCLVFGVQADGCEVRTVEGLADGEELSDLQKAFSRCHGLQCGFCTPGFLMLSEAYLSEQDTVPDEAEVREVLAANLCRCTGYQGIVEAVRQVAEERMG from the coding sequence GCTGGCGGTCAACGGCAACGAGCACGAGATCGTGGTCGAGTCCCGGCGCACGCTGGCCGACGTGCTGCGGCACGACCTCGGCTACACCGGCACGCACGTCGGCTGCGAGCACGGGATCTGCGGTGCCTGCACGGTTCTGCTCGACGGCGAGCCGGTGCGGTCCTGCCTGGTGTTCGGCGTGCAGGCCGACGGCTGCGAAGTCCGCACGGTCGAAGGCCTCGCGGACGGCGAGGAGCTCTCCGACCTGCAGAAAGCGTTCAGCCGGTGCCACGGGCTGCAGTGCGGGTTCTGCACGCCGGGGTTCCTGATGCTGTCCGAGGCGTATCTGTCCGAACAGGACACTGTGCCGGACGAGGCCGAGGTCCGCGAGGTGCTGGCGGCCAACCTCTGCCGGTGCACCGGCTACCAGGGGATAGTCGAGGCGGTCCGGCAGGTCGCCGAGGAGCGCATGGGATGA